A region of Etheostoma cragini isolate CJK2018 chromosome 24, CSU_Ecrag_1.0, whole genome shotgun sequence DNA encodes the following proteins:
- the stradb gene encoding STE20-related kinase adapter protein beta isoform X1, whose amino-acid sequence MSFLDCSCISHTQVQPLDIEERYEDISHQLLSCDSSEYTLQGPAGGDDITGLSAEPVHYQLLSELGRGFNNLSQVNMARHIPTGQLVAVKQTNLDECTEEELLQLMNEVLLSRLFRHPNLLTSRLVFSSCCQLWVLTPLMAYGSADTLLRTYFPDGMSESMIAYLLYGVLKALEYLHQMGYVHRGVKASHILLSGEGRVYLSGLHSIYSMMREGKRMRAVFDMPHHSPALLPWLSPELLRQDLHGYGVKSDIYSLGIVACELVSGRVPFQDMPPTQMLLQKLRGSHCCLLDVAPFPLGELGGLKVSRSGVDSGIGESVATGSMTHSATAPPTDRPQSPAPKNHSATLHNLVQLCLQQQPERRPSASTLLTHAFFKQVKRHTRDTFLSLMYPAVPLTSPDDPSVSCPPALSCHTLASTSSDTTEAVWDFS is encoded by the exons GACTGTTCCTGCATCTCCCACACTCAGGTCCAGCCCTTGGACATAGAGGAGCGCTATGAGGACATCAGCCACCAGCTCCTG AGCTGTGACAGTTCTGAATACACTCTGCAAGGGCCAGCAGGTGGCGATGACATCACAGGGCTGTCAGCTGAGCCAGTCCACTACCAGCTACTGTCTGAGCTGG GGAGGGGCTTCAATAACCTCAGCCAGGTGAACATGGCCCGCCACATCCCCACTGGTCAGCTGGTGGCTGTCAAACAAACCAACCTGGATGAGTGCACCGAGGAAGAGCTGCTGCAGCTCATG AACGAGGTTCTGCTGTCCAGGCTGTTCCGTCACCCCAACCTGCTGACCTCTCGCCTGGTTTTCAGCTCCTGCTGCCAGCTATGGGTCCTCACACCACTCATGGCCTATG GCTCTGCAGACACCTTACTAAGAACATACTTCCCAGATGGAATGAGTGAATCCATGATAGCGTACCTGCTGTATGGCGTGCTGAAAGCATTGGAATACCTGCACCAGATGGGCTATGTTCACCG GGGTGTGAAGGCCAGTCATATCCTGCTGTCAGGAGAGGGGCGTGTCTACCTCTCAGGGCTccacagtatttacagtatgatgCGTGAGGGGAAGAGGATGAGGGCAGTTTTTGACATGCCCCACCACAGCCCTGCCCTGTTGCCCTGGCTCAGCCCTGAACTGCTGCGACAG GACCTGCACGGTTACGGGGTAAAGTCAGACATCTACAGTTTAGGTATTGTTGCTTGTGAGCTGGTCAGCGGCAGGGTGCCTTTCCAGGACATGCCCCCCACTCAG ATGCTGCTTCAGAAGCTACGCGGCTCCCACTGCTGCCTGCTCGACGTGGCTCCATTCCCGCTGGGAGAGCTTGGGGGGCTGAAGGTGTCCCGGTCTGGGGTAGACTCCGGCATCGGGGAGAGCGTGGCCACCGGCAGCATGACACACAGCGCAACCGCTCCTCCTACCGACCGACCTCAGAGCCCTGCACCCAAAAACCACTCAGCCACCCTGCACAACCTGGTCCAGCTGTGTCTGCAGCAACAGCCTGAGCGCAG ACCGTCAGCATCTACACTGTTGACCCACGCCTTCTTCAAGCAG GTGAAGAGACACACCAGAGACACCTTCCTCAGCCTCATGTACCCAGCAGTGCCCCTCACCAGCCCCGATGACCCTTCGGTATCCTGCCCCCCCGCCTTATCCTGCCACACTCTGGCGTCAACCTCCAGCGACACCACCGAGGCTGTGTGGGACTTCTCCTAA
- the stradb gene encoding STE20-related kinase adapter protein beta isoform X2: MSFLSCDSSEYTLQGPAGGDDITGLSAEPVHYQLLSELGRGFNNLSQVNMARHIPTGQLVAVKQTNLDECTEEELLQLMNEVLLSRLFRHPNLLTSRLVFSSCCQLWVLTPLMAYGSADTLLRTYFPDGMSESMIAYLLYGVLKALEYLHQMGYVHRGVKASHILLSGEGRVYLSGLHSIYSMMREGKRMRAVFDMPHHSPALLPWLSPELLRQDLHGYGVKSDIYSLGIVACELVSGRVPFQDMPPTQMLLQKLRGSHCCLLDVAPFPLGELGGLKVSRSGVDSGIGESVATGSMTHSATAPPTDRPQSPAPKNHSATLHNLVQLCLQQQPERRPSASTLLTHAFFKQVKRHTRDTFLSLMYPAVPLTSPDDPSVSCPPALSCHTLASTSSDTTEAVWDFS, translated from the exons AGCTGTGACAGTTCTGAATACACTCTGCAAGGGCCAGCAGGTGGCGATGACATCACAGGGCTGTCAGCTGAGCCAGTCCACTACCAGCTACTGTCTGAGCTGG GGAGGGGCTTCAATAACCTCAGCCAGGTGAACATGGCCCGCCACATCCCCACTGGTCAGCTGGTGGCTGTCAAACAAACCAACCTGGATGAGTGCACCGAGGAAGAGCTGCTGCAGCTCATG AACGAGGTTCTGCTGTCCAGGCTGTTCCGTCACCCCAACCTGCTGACCTCTCGCCTGGTTTTCAGCTCCTGCTGCCAGCTATGGGTCCTCACACCACTCATGGCCTATG GCTCTGCAGACACCTTACTAAGAACATACTTCCCAGATGGAATGAGTGAATCCATGATAGCGTACCTGCTGTATGGCGTGCTGAAAGCATTGGAATACCTGCACCAGATGGGCTATGTTCACCG GGGTGTGAAGGCCAGTCATATCCTGCTGTCAGGAGAGGGGCGTGTCTACCTCTCAGGGCTccacagtatttacagtatgatgCGTGAGGGGAAGAGGATGAGGGCAGTTTTTGACATGCCCCACCACAGCCCTGCCCTGTTGCCCTGGCTCAGCCCTGAACTGCTGCGACAG GACCTGCACGGTTACGGGGTAAAGTCAGACATCTACAGTTTAGGTATTGTTGCTTGTGAGCTGGTCAGCGGCAGGGTGCCTTTCCAGGACATGCCCCCCACTCAG ATGCTGCTTCAGAAGCTACGCGGCTCCCACTGCTGCCTGCTCGACGTGGCTCCATTCCCGCTGGGAGAGCTTGGGGGGCTGAAGGTGTCCCGGTCTGGGGTAGACTCCGGCATCGGGGAGAGCGTGGCCACCGGCAGCATGACACACAGCGCAACCGCTCCTCCTACCGACCGACCTCAGAGCCCTGCACCCAAAAACCACTCAGCCACCCTGCACAACCTGGTCCAGCTGTGTCTGCAGCAACAGCCTGAGCGCAG ACCGTCAGCATCTACACTGTTGACCCACGCCTTCTTCAAGCAG GTGAAGAGACACACCAGAGACACCTTCCTCAGCCTCATGTACCCAGCAGTGCCCCTCACCAGCCCCGATGACCCTTCGGTATCCTGCCCCCCCGCCTTATCCTGCCACACTCTGGCGTCAACCTCCAGCGACACCACCGAGGCTGTGTGGGACTTCTCCTAA
- the stradb gene encoding STE20-related kinase adapter protein beta isoform X3 yields the protein MARHIPTGQLVAVKQTNLDECTEEELLQLMNEVLLSRLFRHPNLLTSRLVFSSCCQLWVLTPLMAYGSADTLLRTYFPDGMSESMIAYLLYGVLKALEYLHQMGYVHRGVKASHILLSGEGRVYLSGLHSIYSMMREGKRMRAVFDMPHHSPALLPWLSPELLRQDLHGYGVKSDIYSLGIVACELVSGRVPFQDMPPTQMLLQKLRGSHCCLLDVAPFPLGELGGLKVSRSGVDSGIGESVATGSMTHSATAPPTDRPQSPAPKNHSATLHNLVQLCLQQQPERRPSASTLLTHAFFKQVKRHTRDTFLSLMYPAVPLTSPDDPSVSCPPALSCHTLASTSSDTTEAVWDFS from the exons ATGGCCCGCCACATCCCCACTGGTCAGCTGGTGGCTGTCAAACAAACCAACCTGGATGAGTGCACCGAGGAAGAGCTGCTGCAGCTCATG AACGAGGTTCTGCTGTCCAGGCTGTTCCGTCACCCCAACCTGCTGACCTCTCGCCTGGTTTTCAGCTCCTGCTGCCAGCTATGGGTCCTCACACCACTCATGGCCTATG GCTCTGCAGACACCTTACTAAGAACATACTTCCCAGATGGAATGAGTGAATCCATGATAGCGTACCTGCTGTATGGCGTGCTGAAAGCATTGGAATACCTGCACCAGATGGGCTATGTTCACCG GGGTGTGAAGGCCAGTCATATCCTGCTGTCAGGAGAGGGGCGTGTCTACCTCTCAGGGCTccacagtatttacagtatgatgCGTGAGGGGAAGAGGATGAGGGCAGTTTTTGACATGCCCCACCACAGCCCTGCCCTGTTGCCCTGGCTCAGCCCTGAACTGCTGCGACAG GACCTGCACGGTTACGGGGTAAAGTCAGACATCTACAGTTTAGGTATTGTTGCTTGTGAGCTGGTCAGCGGCAGGGTGCCTTTCCAGGACATGCCCCCCACTCAG ATGCTGCTTCAGAAGCTACGCGGCTCCCACTGCTGCCTGCTCGACGTGGCTCCATTCCCGCTGGGAGAGCTTGGGGGGCTGAAGGTGTCCCGGTCTGGGGTAGACTCCGGCATCGGGGAGAGCGTGGCCACCGGCAGCATGACACACAGCGCAACCGCTCCTCCTACCGACCGACCTCAGAGCCCTGCACCCAAAAACCACTCAGCCACCCTGCACAACCTGGTCCAGCTGTGTCTGCAGCAACAGCCTGAGCGCAG ACCGTCAGCATCTACACTGTTGACCCACGCCTTCTTCAAGCAG GTGAAGAGACACACCAGAGACACCTTCCTCAGCCTCATGTACCCAGCAGTGCCCCTCACCAGCCCCGATGACCCTTCGGTATCCTGCCCCCCCGCCTTATCCTGCCACACTCTGGCGTCAACCTCCAGCGACACCACCGAGGCTGTGTGGGACTTCTCCTAA